In Saccharothrix violaceirubra, the following are encoded in one genomic region:
- a CDS encoding SCO6880 family protein, whose amino-acid sequence MNDVRVRFSKRRSDGVLWGKSASQLVCLVVALFTAVAGAWVVAGVLVAVALVPVCGRPLVDFAPILLAQVVTRVTGEHEYRGGPFRLLPGEPGLDGPRLPGDLARLRFGAYSVGDRELGVVYEGDGGVTAAVEVRAETFALLDAADRARLVIGLGAVLNAVCRADSPIVRVQLLHRVVPDAGGDIRRDWEMHGNRDNPTASAVYEELLDDGGVRHESFLVLRLDPRRAGARITAAGGGDDGAAAVLFTEVVRVARGLRSAGLTVLGWVPPRGLGYLVRSAFDPSAKDVDPGLCHPMATSTSRSHYATDGAVHRTWWIDEWPRTEAGVPAGFLEPVLLGSTAPRTVSLVLEPLPARKAQTRIAVEAGADDARETLNRRIDRRTTRADRREAEDVHRREAELVDGFGHFRFLGFVSVTAPTTAELEVRAGLVEAALDEAAVEPRVLYWEQDQGFWAAALPFARGLR is encoded by the coding sequence GTGAACGACGTGCGGGTGCGGTTCTCCAAGAGGCGCAGTGACGGCGTGCTGTGGGGGAAGTCCGCGAGTCAGTTGGTGTGCCTGGTGGTGGCCTTGTTCACCGCCGTGGCCGGTGCCTGGGTGGTGGCCGGTGTGTTGGTGGCTGTGGCGTTGGTGCCGGTGTGCGGACGTCCGCTGGTCGACTTCGCGCCGATCCTGCTCGCCCAGGTGGTGACGCGGGTGACCGGTGAGCACGAGTACCGGGGTGGCCCGTTCCGGCTGCTGCCCGGCGAGCCGGGGCTGGACGGGCCGCGGTTGCCCGGTGACCTGGCGCGGCTGCGGTTCGGCGCCTACTCGGTCGGGGATCGGGAACTCGGGGTGGTCTACGAAGGCGACGGGGGTGTGACGGCCGCGGTGGAGGTGCGGGCCGAGACGTTCGCGTTGTTGGACGCCGCCGATCGTGCCCGGCTGGTGATCGGGTTGGGCGCGGTGCTCAACGCGGTCTGCCGGGCCGACAGCCCGATCGTGCGCGTGCAGTTGCTGCACCGGGTCGTGCCCGACGCCGGAGGCGACATCCGTCGTGACTGGGAGATGCACGGCAACCGGGACAACCCGACCGCGTCGGCCGTGTACGAGGAGCTGCTGGACGACGGCGGGGTGCGGCACGAGTCGTTCCTGGTCCTGCGCCTGGACCCGCGACGGGCGGGCGCGCGGATCACGGCGGCTGGAGGCGGGGACGACGGCGCGGCGGCCGTCCTGTTCACCGAGGTCGTCCGCGTGGCGCGGGGTCTGCGGTCGGCCGGGTTGACCGTGTTGGGCTGGGTTCCGCCGCGTGGGTTGGGCTATCTCGTGCGGTCCGCCTTCGACCCGTCGGCGAAAGACGTCGATCCTGGGCTGTGCCACCCGATGGCCACGAGCACGAGCCGCAGCCACTACGCCACGGACGGCGCCGTGCACCGCACCTGGTGGATCGACGAGTGGCCCCGGACGGAAGCGGGTGTCCCGGCCGGGTTCCTCGAACCGGTGCTGCTGGGGTCGACGGCGCCGCGCACGGTGTCGTTGGTGCTGGAACCGTTGCCCGCGCGCAAAGCCCAGACGCGGATCGCGGTGGAGGCCGGGGCGGACGACGCGCGCGAGACGCTCAACCGGCGGATCGACCGCCGCACGACCCGGGCCGACCGGCGTGAGGCCGAGGACGTCCACCGCCGCGAGGCCGAACTCGTGGACGGGTTCGGGCACTTCCGGTTCCTGGGGTTCGTGTCCGTCACCGCACCTACGACCGCCGAGCTGGAGGTGCGGGCCGGGCTGGTGGAGGCGGCGTTGGACGAGGCCGCGGTCGAGCCCCGGGTGTTGTACTGGGAGCAGGACCAGGGCTTCTGGGCCGCCGCGCTGCCGTTCGCGCGGGGGTTGCGGTGA
- a CDS encoding ATP-binding protein — protein MRLPAHVDSTAQVRGALPWLAGPGLPAVGTVVGRERFSGGVFCFDPWRLYARGLLQDAGIFVAGVIGSGKSALAKSLCLRGVAFGRRFAVPGDIRGEWVPVVEALGGRVLRLGPGMPERLNALALPPKPEGMTDGQWWPVVRTHWEGLLEALIRTLLPGQRALTMDERTALETALTAASRWSGDLARVRPVHLGLVGSLLLDPTREMAAEHRVGLGVLRERLHEIGLAVRALTRGGFAGLVDDDRPGNQMDWRDTATVVDISRVKTSDLAVALVMATTQSVIELAFAHRPGQRFTVYDEAWRLSAFPALMARTNAGQKVSRATGNATIIVCHRVSDLFGGTEESRHYGQALLADCGTRVLYRQRGDVASLRLSERQASLLPLLDKGTALWTVDGRPFLIDHVVAPREWPLIDTDQTMLGRTP, from the coding sequence ATGCGGTTGCCCGCGCACGTGGACTCGACGGCGCAGGTCCGGGGTGCGCTGCCGTGGCTGGCCGGGCCGGGGTTGCCGGCGGTGGGCACGGTCGTGGGACGGGAGCGGTTCTCCGGCGGGGTGTTCTGCTTCGACCCGTGGCGCCTGTACGCGCGGGGGCTGCTCCAGGACGCGGGGATCTTCGTCGCCGGGGTGATCGGGAGCGGGAAGTCGGCGTTGGCGAAGTCGTTGTGCCTGCGCGGGGTGGCGTTCGGGCGGCGGTTCGCGGTGCCCGGCGACATCCGGGGCGAGTGGGTGCCGGTGGTCGAGGCGTTGGGCGGGCGGGTGTTGCGGTTGGGGCCGGGGATGCCCGAGCGGCTCAACGCGTTGGCGTTGCCGCCCAAACCCGAGGGCATGACCGACGGGCAGTGGTGGCCTGTGGTGCGGACGCACTGGGAAGGGCTGTTGGAGGCGCTGATCAGGACGTTGTTGCCGGGGCAGCGGGCGTTGACGATGGACGAGCGGACCGCGTTGGAGACGGCGTTGACCGCAGCGTCCCGGTGGAGTGGTGATCTGGCGCGGGTGCGTCCGGTGCACCTGGGGTTGGTCGGCTCGTTGTTGTTGGACCCGACGCGGGAGATGGCCGCTGAGCATCGGGTAGGGCTCGGGGTGTTGCGGGAGCGGTTGCACGAGATCGGGTTGGCGGTGCGTGCCTTGACCCGCGGCGGTTTCGCCGGGTTGGTGGACGACGACCGGCCGGGCAACCAGATGGATTGGCGGGACACGGCGACGGTGGTGGACATCAGCCGGGTCAAGACCAGTGATCTGGCGGTGGCGTTGGTGATGGCCACGACCCAGTCGGTGATCGAGTTGGCGTTCGCGCACCGGCCTGGTCAGCGGTTCACCGTGTACGACGAGGCGTGGCGGTTGAGCGCGTTCCCGGCGTTGATGGCGCGGACCAACGCCGGGCAGAAGGTGTCGCGGGCGACGGGGAACGCGACGATCATCGTGTGCCACCGGGTGTCGGACCTGTTCGGGGGGACGGAGGAGTCGCGGCACTACGGGCAGGCGTTGTTGGCCGACTGCGGGACGCGGGTGCTGTATCGGCAGCGCGGGGACGTCGCTTCGCTGCGGTTGAGCGAGCGGCAGGCGTCCCTGTTGCCGTTGCTGGACAAGGGGACCGCGTTGTGGACGGTCGACGGGCGGCCGTTCCTCATCGACCACGTCGTCGCGCCCCGGGAGTGGCCGTTGATCGACACCGACCAGACCATGCTCGGGCGCACGCCGTGA
- a CDS encoding type IV secretory system conjugative DNA transfer family protein — translation MTPRDDLVRLVAMLSLGIGGVFGLVTGGALAALLGGHGWVWRDDGALATLLRDPDNPGRAFGHPDTDPVLWWIVVGVLEIVVAALVTLGAARFHGQESPMATRRQLRLALGARAARRRAGRARPSLAGTGRLPMSEVAVDLGRAAGLNLFGQHEDAELVMVGTRQGKTNRRIIPRVLDAPGAVVTTSTKADVLAATVGVREQVGPVHVFDPEDVTGWPDTLRWSPITGCENPDEAIRRARELVAARPMDGTVTNAGFFTDSATRVLRAWLHAAALGGRTMRDILTWSAQWSDDEPLDLLHRSPTSAHWASTLRELTTSAAGEMLGGIAQTLNLVLDPLNSPRLLDACSPPRGREFDVDAFLRSRGTLYIVSEGGVGSAGPLASALALHVHHRAKRLAARQPDGRLDPPLRCPWDEIGNVAAPDNLGQLVSDSGGRGIHMIIACHGLGQLERRWGREQTREIWNSVTTRLILGGVAEADTLEDLSRLVGDAYVPRTSTSTGEFRRTRSTTHNWERALRVDQLRTLPDGKALLLYRNLPATTVTLTAWYDQPDSKRLLALKADAEHRMGRRAAT, via the coding sequence GTGACGCCGCGCGACGACCTCGTGCGCCTGGTCGCGATGCTGTCCCTGGGTATCGGCGGGGTTTTCGGACTGGTTACCGGTGGTGCGCTGGCCGCGTTGCTGGGCGGTCACGGGTGGGTGTGGCGTGACGACGGGGCATTGGCTACGTTGCTGCGCGACCCCGACAACCCCGGTCGGGCGTTCGGGCATCCCGACACCGATCCCGTGCTGTGGTGGATCGTCGTCGGCGTCCTGGAGATCGTGGTCGCCGCACTGGTGACGTTGGGCGCGGCCCGGTTCCACGGCCAGGAATCACCCATGGCGACCCGTCGGCAACTGCGCCTCGCTCTCGGCGCCCGTGCTGCCCGACGCCGTGCCGGCCGCGCCCGCCCGTCGCTGGCCGGTACCGGACGCCTGCCGATGTCGGAGGTCGCGGTCGACCTGGGACGTGCCGCCGGCCTGAACCTGTTTGGCCAACACGAAGACGCCGAGCTGGTCATGGTCGGCACCCGCCAGGGCAAGACCAACCGGCGCATCATCCCCCGCGTCCTCGACGCCCCCGGCGCCGTCGTCACCACCTCCACCAAGGCCGACGTGCTCGCCGCCACGGTGGGCGTGCGCGAACAGGTCGGCCCGGTCCACGTGTTCGATCCCGAGGACGTCACCGGCTGGCCGGACACGTTGCGCTGGAGCCCGATCACCGGCTGCGAGAACCCCGACGAGGCCATCCGACGGGCCCGCGAACTCGTCGCCGCCCGACCCATGGACGGCACCGTCACCAACGCCGGGTTCTTCACCGACTCCGCGACCCGCGTCCTGCGCGCCTGGCTGCACGCCGCGGCCCTGGGCGGACGCACCATGCGCGACATCCTGACCTGGTCGGCCCAGTGGTCCGACGACGAACCGCTCGACCTGCTGCACCGCTCGCCGACCTCGGCGCACTGGGCGTCGACGCTGCGTGAGCTGACCACCAGCGCGGCGGGGGAGATGCTCGGCGGCATCGCGCAGACCCTGAACCTGGTCCTCGACCCGCTCAACTCCCCACGGCTGCTCGACGCGTGCTCACCGCCACGCGGCCGGGAGTTCGACGTGGACGCGTTCCTGCGTTCGCGCGGAACCCTCTACATCGTCAGCGAAGGCGGCGTCGGCTCGGCCGGGCCACTGGCGTCCGCGTTGGCTTTGCACGTCCACCACCGCGCCAAACGCCTCGCCGCCCGCCAACCCGACGGCCGCCTCGACCCGCCGTTGCGCTGCCCGTGGGACGAGATCGGCAACGTCGCCGCACCCGACAATCTCGGCCAACTCGTCTCCGACTCCGGCGGACGCGGCATCCACATGATCATCGCCTGTCACGGCCTGGGCCAGCTCGAACGCCGCTGGGGCCGTGAACAGACCCGGGAGATCTGGAACTCCGTCACCACGCGTCTGATCCTGGGTGGTGTCGCCGAAGCGGACACCCTGGAGGACCTGTCCCGGCTGGTCGGTGACGCCTATGTGCCTCGTACCAGCACGAGCACCGGCGAGTTCCGCCGTACCCGTTCCACCACCCACAACTGGGAACGGGCCCTGCGCGTGGACCAGCTCCGTACCCTGCCCGACGGCAAGGCGCTCCTGCTCTACCGCAATCTCCCGGCCACCACCGTGACGTTGACGGCCTGGTACGACCAACCTGACTCGAAACGCCTGCTCGCGCTCAAGGCCGACGCTGAGCACCGCATGGGCCGTCGAGCGGCGACATGA
- a CDS encoding DUF4913 domain-containing protein, translating to MTSPEHLRADLDHLTGIVEHLVVVVERFRSHPPGSWSWPHLDASRAADLWSEVADFVDHLNTREELGPGARIPPCWFLHGRAVEDLTALLAAWRYAYQATTPTAELIDYRNRHLWPTLDRLTDLNTPLRRCADKGRHTPWHEPDDHFLAADGCAFDRATELARHAAADVADRR from the coding sequence ATGACCAGTCCCGAACACCTGCGTGCCGACCTCGACCACTTGACCGGGATCGTCGAGCACCTTGTCGTTGTGGTGGAACGGTTTCGCTCGCATCCGCCGGGTTCCTGGTCCTGGCCCCACCTCGACGCGTCCCGCGCTGCCGATCTGTGGTCCGAGGTGGCCGACTTCGTCGACCACCTCAATACCCGCGAGGAACTCGGTCCCGGTGCCCGTATTCCGCCGTGTTGGTTCCTCCACGGCCGTGCTGTCGAAGACCTCACCGCCCTGCTCGCGGCGTGGCGCTACGCCTACCAGGCCACTACGCCCACGGCCGAGTTGATCGACTATCGCAACCGCCACCTGTGGCCGACCCTTGACCGGCTCACCGACCTCAACACCCCGTTGCGTCGTTGTGCCGACAAAGGCCGTCATACCCCGTGGCACGAACCGGACGACCACTTTCTTGCCGCCGACGGGTGTGCTTTCGACCGCGCGACCGAGCTGGCCCGTCACGCGGCGGCCGACGTCGCCGACCGCCGCTGA
- a CDS encoding DUF6355 family natural product biosynthesis protein, producing MVVTHVAATILSVLTSFNPPTTPKALCGFGFVNPDHHGGATAVYRHCAESFVLVRVDTDGRGHYTRCVGPWATVPFWADEKVVNAYYVPVAPALLDLGDRRICSLSQPDA from the coding sequence ATGGTTGTCACTCACGTTGCTGCCACGATCCTGTCCGTACTCACCTCGTTCAACCCCCCGACCACGCCCAAGGCGTTGTGCGGCTTCGGGTTCGTCAATCCCGATCACCACGGCGGCGCGACCGCCGTCTACCGGCACTGCGCCGAATCGTTCGTGCTCGTCCGGGTCGACACCGACGGACGTGGCCACTACACGCGATGCGTCGGGCCATGGGCGACAGTGCCGTTCTGGGCGGACGAGAAGGTGGTCAACGCCTACTACGTGCCCGTCGCCCCCGCGTTGTTGGACCTGGGCGATCGGCGGATCTGTTCGCTCAGCCAACCCGACGCCTAA
- a CDS encoding tetratricopeptide repeat protein produces the protein MTGLIVDGSGFELVLGDERIGPLRALESTDTEFLEQLTAQYVRAVHANSDSVLLELGRKLFSWLDGQQGQLRTWLERATAPEVLEVRGPQWPSHTAWAVLRAPFELLAWPDGSFLAGEGLTRFCVARRLGSPLQPATPDGFRLGLAFMASSPMGQHELDFEAEETAILDAVGDARVDLLVEDTGDPEQLGERLSDAGLPVVHLSCHGLNAWPGKGGEPVLLMEDSTGGPRPTTASELVGHLPKDTRLVFVSACLTATGADDSTRLPAGTERKGGPGPGGRPELLAHSLSTSLVSAGVPAVIGWDGSVNDRAATKFAEHLYRALTNRTDLAVAVGDARRALLDSDDPVVRADWHMARLWLGQAGGGQVVAGRRKRSMVSAVHGTKRFLDQKSQVPVAKAQMFVGRRDELRRALRALRDGEHAGVLLQGQGRLGKSSLAARIVDRTAGDYAVAVVFGDYGASAILNAIRDAVRTDQKARELIDAGIARVRDRPEAIGEVLIDLLSGPCAQAGDGHKPLLLVIDDLEQILASNAAGPHRVVPEHALVLAAVLRAFEPAETDSRLLLTSRFVFTLDGAENTLERIQLRPLSTVAQRKLHRRHQALAPADRQDKRADLAQRAVTASRGNPGLQDLICLRLVYNDQVPLSRAEAAVSQMEDYLRQGDLPSDGEVREFLENLALDALLDEAGTPARALLRAVTLFDLPVPEPVVEILADHVGGTPTRLRDLGLLEPYPDPHGTGGTALAANPLAAGRIPPLSTAERSTLAAITVEVLLAAWTPDTESQGRTTEQDLQLTRLSLAADNPSVTATCAAGAVTHLRAGVAAEASTLGHDAISLLDRHHRSVPVLLLRVTADAALTSGDGTLGHALLDRAVRQTATENHEDPLERARVLAERARRILTTGDLRQAEQLIHQAHALFTAKESDGEAAAATGVLGDILFQRGDYDEALRIRRDIELPVYERLGDTHATAVTWGQIGDILFRRGDYDEALRIRRDIELPVYERLGDTHATAVTWGQIGDIAERRGDYDEALRIRREVQLPVYERLGDTHATAVTWGQIGDILFQRGDYDEALRIRRDIELPVYERLGDTHATAVTWGQIGDILFRRGDYDEATRLQLKRLEVHTRLGDLDGIAGANWDLARLNLSQQDHESAAPRLIESYSINRRLQRAEGIAVVGTTLAQLLAAAGETVQARQIADESLQAATKIENQALVEQLNSLIDRLDQGNEHE, from the coding sequence GTGACCGGTCTGATCGTGGACGGTTCGGGGTTCGAACTGGTCCTGGGTGACGAACGGATCGGACCACTGCGGGCACTTGAGAGTACCGATACCGAGTTTCTGGAGCAGTTGACCGCGCAATACGTGCGGGCGGTACACGCGAACTCGGACTCGGTGCTGCTGGAATTGGGGCGAAAGCTGTTCAGCTGGCTCGACGGCCAACAGGGACAGTTACGGACGTGGCTGGAGCGGGCGACGGCACCGGAGGTGTTGGAGGTGCGGGGCCCGCAGTGGCCGTCCCATACCGCGTGGGCGGTTCTGCGTGCTCCGTTCGAGTTGTTGGCGTGGCCGGACGGGAGTTTCCTTGCCGGCGAAGGGCTGACCCGGTTCTGCGTGGCCCGGCGCCTAGGATCGCCGTTACAGCCTGCCACCCCGGACGGTTTCCGGTTGGGCCTGGCCTTCATGGCGTCGTCGCCGATGGGACAGCACGAACTGGACTTCGAGGCCGAGGAGACAGCGATCCTGGACGCGGTGGGTGATGCCCGCGTCGATCTGCTGGTCGAGGACACCGGCGATCCCGAGCAACTGGGCGAACGGCTCTCCGACGCCGGGCTTCCGGTCGTGCACCTGTCGTGCCACGGCCTCAACGCGTGGCCCGGCAAGGGCGGGGAGCCAGTGCTGTTGATGGAGGACAGCACGGGTGGGCCGCGGCCGACGACGGCCTCCGAACTGGTCGGCCATCTCCCGAAAGACACGCGGTTGGTGTTCGTGTCGGCGTGTCTGACCGCGACCGGCGCCGATGACTCCACGCGCCTGCCCGCGGGCACCGAACGCAAGGGAGGACCGGGCCCGGGAGGGCGGCCGGAGCTGCTGGCGCACTCGCTGTCGACGAGTCTGGTCAGCGCCGGGGTGCCCGCGGTGATCGGGTGGGACGGCTCGGTGAACGATCGGGCCGCCACCAAGTTCGCCGAACACCTGTATCGGGCGTTGACCAACCGCACGGACCTGGCGGTGGCAGTGGGCGACGCGCGGCGGGCGTTGCTGGACTCGGACGACCCTGTAGTGCGGGCGGACTGGCACATGGCCAGGTTGTGGCTGGGTCAGGCGGGCGGCGGGCAGGTGGTGGCGGGTCGTCGCAAGCGGTCGATGGTGTCAGCCGTGCATGGCACGAAACGGTTCCTGGACCAGAAAAGTCAGGTTCCAGTGGCCAAGGCACAGATGTTCGTGGGCCGCCGCGACGAGTTGCGACGTGCGCTGCGGGCGCTACGGGACGGTGAGCACGCCGGGGTGCTGCTGCAGGGCCAGGGCCGGTTGGGCAAGTCGAGTCTGGCAGCCCGGATCGTCGACCGGACGGCCGGCGACTACGCCGTTGCCGTGGTATTCGGCGACTACGGCGCGTCGGCCATCCTGAACGCGATACGGGATGCGGTACGCACCGACCAGAAGGCCCGGGAGTTGATCGACGCCGGGATCGCTCGGGTGCGAGACCGGCCGGAGGCGATCGGGGAGGTCCTGATCGACCTGCTGTCCGGACCGTGCGCCCAGGCGGGCGACGGGCACAAGCCGTTGCTGCTGGTGATCGATGACTTGGAACAGATTCTCGCGTCGAACGCAGCAGGGCCGCACCGGGTCGTGCCCGAGCACGCCCTCGTACTGGCGGCGGTGCTGCGGGCCTTCGAGCCGGCCGAGACGGACAGTCGTCTGCTGCTCACGAGCCGGTTCGTCTTCACCCTCGACGGCGCGGAGAACACGCTTGAGCGTATCCAACTGCGACCCTTGTCCACCGTCGCGCAACGCAAACTGCATCGACGCCACCAAGCCCTCGCACCCGCGGATCGTCAGGACAAACGTGCCGACCTCGCACAGCGAGCGGTCACGGCGAGCCGGGGTAACCCGGGCCTGCAGGACCTGATCTGCCTGCGCTTGGTCTACAACGACCAGGTCCCGCTTTCCCGCGCGGAAGCCGCCGTGTCGCAGATGGAGGACTACCTGCGCCAAGGGGATCTGCCCAGCGACGGCGAAGTCCGGGAGTTCCTGGAGAACCTCGCCCTGGACGCCCTGCTCGACGAGGCCGGCACCCCCGCCAGAGCCCTGCTGCGGGCCGTCACGCTGTTCGACCTGCCCGTCCCGGAACCGGTGGTCGAAATCCTGGCCGATCACGTAGGCGGTACCCCGACCCGTCTGCGCGACCTCGGCCTCCTGGAGCCCTACCCCGACCCGCACGGCACCGGAGGCACGGCCTTGGCCGCCAATCCCTTGGCCGCCGGCCGAATTCCTCCGCTGTCCACGGCGGAACGAAGCACGCTGGCCGCCATCACAGTCGAAGTGCTGCTGGCCGCATGGACCCCGGACACCGAATCTCAGGGCCGGACGACGGAGCAGGACCTGCAACTCACCCGACTCTCGCTGGCGGCGGACAACCCGAGCGTCACCGCCACGTGCGCCGCCGGCGCCGTCACACACTTGCGCGCCGGCGTCGCAGCCGAGGCCTCCACGCTCGGGCACGACGCGATCAGCCTCCTCGACCGGCACCACCGATCTGTACCCGTACTTCTTCTGCGTGTCACCGCCGACGCGGCACTCACCAGCGGCGACGGAACCCTGGGGCATGCCCTGCTGGATCGGGCCGTCCGCCAAACTGCCACCGAGAACCACGAGGATCCCCTGGAACGCGCCAGAGTCCTCGCCGAACGAGCCCGCCGCATTCTCACGACCGGCGACCTGCGTCAGGCCGAACAACTCATCCATCAGGCACACGCTCTGTTCACCGCCAAGGAATCCGACGGTGAAGCCGCAGCGGCCACAGGAGTCCTCGGCGACATCCTCTTCCAACGCGGCGACTACGACGAAGCCCTCCGCATCCGCCGCGACATCGAACTCCCCGTCTACGAACGCCTCGGCGACACCCACGCCACCGCCGTCACCTGGGGCCAGATCGGCGACATCCTCTTCCGACGCGGCGACTACGACGAAGCCCTCCGCATCCGCCGCGACATCGAACTCCCCGTCTACGAACGCCTCGGCGACACCCACGCCACCGCCGTCACCTGGGGCCAGATCGGCGACATCGCCGAACGACGCGGCGACTACGACGAAGCCCTCCGCATCCGCCGCGAAGTCCAACTCCCCGTCTACGAACGCCTCGGCGACACCCACGCCACCGCCGTCACCTGGGGCCAGATCGGCGACATCCTCTTCCAACGCGGCGACTACGACGAAGCCCTCCGCATCCGCCGCGACATCGAACTCCCCGTCTACGAACGCCTCGGCGACACCCACGCCACCGCCGTCACCTGGGGCCAGATCGGCGACATCCTCTTCCGACGCGGCGACTACGACGAAGCGACCCGGCTCCAGCTCAAGCGATTGGAAGTGCACACACGCCTGGGAGATCTCGACGGTATCGCCGGAGCGAACTGGGACCTAGCCCGGCTCAACCTGAGTCAACAGGACCACGAGTCCGCCGCACCCAGGTTGATCGAGTCGTACTCGATCAACCGTCGTCTCCAACGCGCCGAGGGTATCGCCGTGGTGGGCACGACACTCGCCCAACTGCTCGCCGCCGCCGGTGAGACGGTCCAAGCCCGCCAGATCGCCGACGAAAGCCTGCAGGCTGCCACGAAAATCGAGAACCAGGCCCTCGTCGAACAGCTGAACAGCCTCATCGATCGACTCGATCAAGGAAACGAGCACGAATGA
- a CDS encoding transcriptional regulator: MFDKATRLAGHRSDYSASKAMGVNRSTVTRVRAGELHPGPAFIAGALLAFAPMTFEDLFECVP; this comes from the coding sequence ATGTTCGACAAGGCAACACGCCTGGCCGGCCACCGCTCCGACTACTCGGCCTCCAAGGCCATGGGCGTGAACCGCTCCACCGTCACCCGCGTCCGCGCCGGAGAACTCCATCCCGGCCCCGCCTTCATCGCAGGAGCACTCCTCGCCTTCGCACCCATGACCTTCGAGGACCTCTTCGAGTGCGTCCCGTGA
- a CDS encoding helix-turn-helix domain-containing protein → MIRRYVAFELKRLREASGKSQQDAATRIDTSKSRVTHLESGRNMPKLLDIEALLELYGVPEMTEQFKELIVQARESGPVFDLDSTLNLLPGFDMYVGLEQGASRIFTYDAVVVKGILQCRRYAEATIRGHLGGADLADDRVRTLVDLRMRRQTAFERSEHPLEVMAVIGEGVLRQQVGGADVAAEQLEYLLTLAERENITIRVLPFSSGAHPAMQGPFTRLEFPIERDPGVVYLEDLSGGRYRDDTEDIDRYAQVGAHLLDVALPARKSLSVIDTIRREL, encoded by the coding sequence GTGATCCGTCGGTACGTGGCGTTCGAGTTGAAGCGGCTACGTGAGGCGTCGGGCAAATCCCAGCAGGACGCGGCGACCCGGATCGACACGAGCAAGTCGCGCGTCACGCACCTGGAGTCCGGCCGCAACATGCCCAAGCTCCTGGACATCGAGGCACTGCTGGAGCTGTACGGCGTGCCGGAGATGACGGAGCAGTTCAAGGAGCTGATCGTCCAGGCCCGCGAGTCGGGACCGGTCTTCGACCTGGACTCGACGCTGAACCTGCTGCCCGGTTTCGACATGTACGTCGGTCTGGAGCAGGGCGCGAGCCGAATCTTCACCTACGACGCCGTGGTCGTGAAGGGCATCCTCCAATGCCGTCGCTACGCCGAGGCGACAATCCGCGGCCACCTCGGCGGGGCGGACCTCGCCGACGACCGCGTGCGGACTCTCGTCGATCTCAGGATGCGTCGGCAGACCGCGTTCGAACGCTCCGAGCACCCTCTGGAGGTCATGGCCGTCATCGGTGAAGGCGTGCTCCGTCAGCAGGTCGGAGGTGCCGACGTCGCTGCCGAGCAGCTTGAGTACCTGCTGACGCTCGCCGAGCGCGAAAACATCACGATCAGGGTGTTGCCGTTCAGCAGTGGAGCACATCCTGCGATGCAGGGACCGTTCACCCGCTTGGAGTTCCCCATCGAGCGCGATCCGGGTGTGGTGTATCTCGAAGACCTGTCAGGCGGCCGGTATCGGGACGACACTGAGGACATCGACCGGTACGCGCAGGTAGGCGCCCACCTCCTGGACGTGGCGTTGCCCGCGCGCAAGTCGCTGTCCGTGATCGACACCATCCGGAGGGAGCTATAA
- a CDS encoding DUF397 domain-containing protein, whose translation MSDTWTWRKSSRSVGNGDCVEVGTSVDAAAIGVRDSKRGDSGPVLLFSHDGIATFFASAKAGKFDH comes from the coding sequence ATGAGCGACACGTGGACCTGGCGGAAGTCGAGCCGTTCCGTCGGCAACGGGGATTGCGTCGAGGTCGGCACCAGTGTCGACGCGGCGGCGATCGGTGTCAGGGACAGTAAGCGGGGCGACTCGGGTCCGGTGCTGCTGTTCTCCCATGACGGCATTGCGACGTTCTTCGCGAGCGCCAAGGCCGGCAAGTTCGACCACTGA
- a CDS encoding YbaB/EbfC family nucleoid-associated protein, whose amino-acid sequence MTDPLAGVQRLVDDWERDAEEKAARYESMRQEVERISITASAAGGAVSVTVGPNGIPSSVTMTDGVSRLRPEQIAAAVMEAMGKAQAGYPAELARIVGETVGRTPSGQHIVAVAERNFPQPEPTAPTTPPRRRPGDDGDFSDEGYLR is encoded by the coding sequence ATGACCGATCCGCTGGCAGGCGTGCAGCGCTTGGTGGACGACTGGGAGCGCGACGCGGAGGAGAAGGCGGCCCGGTACGAGTCGATGCGGCAGGAGGTCGAGCGGATCTCCATCACCGCGTCGGCCGCGGGTGGCGCGGTGAGCGTGACGGTCGGCCCGAACGGCATCCCCAGCTCCGTGACCATGACCGACGGGGTGAGCCGGTTGCGTCCGGAGCAGATCGCCGCGGCGGTGATGGAGGCGATGGGCAAGGCGCAGGCCGGTTACCCGGCCGAGCTGGCGCGGATCGTCGGGGAGACGGTCGGCCGGACCCCGTCGGGGCAGCACATCGTGGCCGTGGCCGAGCGGAACTTCCCACAGCCGGAACCGACCGCGCCGACCACTCCGCCGCGTCGCCGACCGGGTGACGACGGGGACTTCTCCGACGAGGGCTACCTGAGGTGA